CGCTCGTGCGCGACGTCGTGGCGTACGATCTCTCGACCGACATGCTTGCAGCTGTCGCGCGCACGGCAGCGCAACGCGGCCTTACGAATATCGCGACACGCCAAGGCAGCGCGGAAGCCCTGCCCTTCGATGAGGCGGACTTTGATTTCGTTTTGAGCCGCTACAGCGCGCATCATTGGCACGGTTTCCACCGCGCGCTCGTCGAAGCGCATCGCGTGTTGCGGCCGGGCGGGCGGGCGCTTTTCATGGACGCGATCTCGCCCGGCATCGCACTGCTCGACACCTATCTCCAGACGGTCGAACTGCTTCGCGATCCCTCTCATGTACGCGATTATTCAGCGGCCGAATGGGTGAACGCCCTTGCCGGTGCCGGCTTCGCGGTGAAGAGCGTCACGACG
This Methylovirgula sp. DNA region includes the following protein-coding sequences:
- a CDS encoding class I SAM-dependent methyltransferase, whose protein sequence is MTMAKGHATLVTNQFGSRADAYVESSVHAQGADLDQAAVLLEGAGDTRVLDLGCGGGHVAFRAAPLVRDVVAYDLSTDMLAAVARTAAQRGLTNIATRQGSAEALPFDEADFDFVLSRYSAHHWHGFHRALVEAHRVLRPGGRALFMDAISPGIALLDTYLQTVELLRDPSHVRDYSAAEWVNALAGAGFAVKSVTTRRLRLDFKTWIARMATPDAQAAAIRALQTQMSEDIAQHFAIESDGSFTIDTASFEVSRDA